Proteins encoded in a region of the Vitis riparia cultivar Riparia Gloire de Montpellier isolate 1030 chromosome 7, EGFV_Vit.rip_1.0, whole genome shotgun sequence genome:
- the LOC117917426 gene encoding uncharacterized protein LOC117917426, producing MAEDLCFFNKDTLIIKPPKKSPKLLRMTVLVFAMVCGVYICSICLKQISIHTKAKFENFWVVERPSDDHSIQIPQISTFIGDKNSCYVNGFNMKEIPNVHYPKPRTFSRAECANNPVRFFAIVSLQRSGSGWFETLLNSHINVSSNGEIFNVYDRRKNISSIVKTLDKIYNLDWFSSASKNECSAAVGFKWMLNQGLMEHHKEIVDYFKNRDVSTIFLFRRNLLRRMVSVLANSYDREARVLNGTHKSHVHSTDEADMLSKYKPTINATTLITDLQQVEKTVAKALEYFNSTRHIILYYEDLIKNRTKTEDILEFLKLPHMDLASRQVKIHKGELSIHIKNWDDVNKTLQGTSYEHFLQADY from the exons ATGGCAGAAGATCTCTGTTTCTTCAACAAG gacacccTCATCATAAAGCCTCCTAAGAAATCTCCAAAATTGTTAAGGATGACTGTTCTGGTGTTTGCAATGGTGTGTGGTGTTTACATCTGCTCAATCTGTCTAAAACAGATAAGCATCCACACCAAGGCTAAGTTTGAAAACTTTTGGGTTGTTGAGAGACCTTCTGATGATCATAGCATCCAAATACCACAAATTTCAACTTTTATCGG AGACAAGAACTCTTGTTATGTTAATGGCTTCAACATGAAAGAAATTCCCAATGTGCATTATCCGAAACCTCGAACTTTTAGCAG GGCTGAATGTGCAAATAATCCTGTGAGATTCTTTGCTATAGTGTCACTACAGAGATCAGGAAGTGGATGGTTTGAGACACTATTAAATAGTCATATTAATGTGAGCTCAAATGGTGAGATATTCAATGTTTATGATAGGAggaaaaatatttcttcaattgTGAAGACGCTAGATAAAATTTACAATTTGGACTGGTTCAGTAGTGCTTCCAAGAATGAGTGTTCAGCTGCAGTTGGCTTCAAGTGGATGCTGAATCAG GGATTGATGGAGCACCACAAAGAAATAGTGGACTACTTCAAAAATAGAGATGTTTCTACAATATTTCTCTTCCGCAGAAATCTATTGCGTAGGATGGTTTCAGTGCTTGCCAACTCTTATGATCGGGAGGCTAGGGTATTGAATGGAACACACAAATCTCATGTTCATTCAACAGATGAG GCTGATATGCTTTCAAAATACAAGCCTACAATCAATGCCACAACTTTGATAACTGATCTGCAGCAAGTGGAGAAGACAGTTGCCAAGGCTTTAGAGTACTTTAATAGCACCCGGCACATTATCCTGTACTATGAGGATCTTATCAAGAACCGCACT AAAACAGAAGACATTCTAGAGTTTCTGAAGTTGCCGCATATGGACCTAGCAAGCCGTCAGgttaaaatacataaaggagAACTATCAATTCACATTAAGAACTGGGACGATGTCAACAAGACACTCCAGGGAACCTCGTATGAGCATTTCCTCCAGGCTGATTATTAA
- the LOC117917859 gene encoding patatin-like protein 1 gives MGEGTSSSLQIKPPSRGSLIAILSIDGGGVRGIISGIILASLESELQKLDGEDARLSDYFDVIAGTSSGGLITTMLAAPNQNNRPLYAASEIKPFLFEHSPKIFPPRSGIIGSVVNFFKILTGPKYDGKYLHSQINKLLGNTKLDQTLTNVVIPTFDIKNLQPTIFSSYQMAATPSLDAKLSDICIGTSAAPTYLPAYYFVNQDDQGSTREFNLIDGGLAASNPTLVAISEVTKQVTDKNPDFSPFKPIDYGSLLVISVGSGSPKQEHKYNAKMAAKWGILGWLYNNGSTPLVDSFTQASADMVDYHNAVVFQALGCQENYLRIDEATLTGDLASTDIATKKNMNELVKVGEELLKKPVSRVNLDTGEYEAIKNGGTNEEALRRFAKLLSDERKLRESNAQDGQDSN, from the exons ATGGGTGAAGGAACATCATCATCCCTTCAAATTAAACCTCCTTCTCGTGGAAGTCTCATCGCAATTCTCAGCATTGATGGTGGTGGAGTTAGAGGGATCATCTCTGGGATTATCCTTGCTTCCCTCGAATCAGAGCTTCAG AAGCTAGATGGGGAGGACGCAAGGCTCTCAGATTACTTTGATGTAATCGCAGGAACAAGTTCTGGTGGCCTGATAACAACAATGCTAGCTGCACCAAACCAAAATAATCGTCCACTGTATGCTGCAAGCGAAATCAAGCCTTTTCTCTTTGAACACTCTCCTAAAATATTTCCACCGAGGAG CGGAATCATTGGTTCAgttgtgaatttttttaaaattttaacaggACCAAAATATGATGGGAAGTATCTTCACAGCCAGATAAACAAGCTATTAGGAAACACGAAGTTGGATCAGACCTTAACAAATGTGGTTATTCCAACTTTTGACATCAAGAATCTCCAGCCTACCATCTTCTCTTCATATCAG ATGGCAGCTACCCCATCATTGGATGCTAAATTATCGGACATATGCATAGGAACGTCAGCTGCACCGACCTATCTTCCCGCCTATTATTTTGTAAACCAAGATGATCAAGGGAGCACACGAGAATTCAACCTCATTGATGGTGGTTTGGCAGCTAGTAATCCG ACCTTGGTTGCAATCAGCGAAGTGACCAAGCAGGTAACCGACAAAAACCCGGATTTCTCACCATTCAAGCCCATAGATTATGGCAGTTTACTCGTAATCTCAGTTGGTAGTGGATCACCAAAGCAAGAGCATAAGTACAATGCTAAGATGGCTGCGAAGTGGGGAATTTTAGGGTGGTTATATAACAACGGGTCCACTCCATTGGTGGATTCCTTTACCCAAGCAAGTGCAGATATGGTTGATTACCACAACGCTGTTGTATTTCAGGCCCTCGGATGCCAAGAGAACTACCTCCGAATTGAT GAAGCTACATTAACCGGGGACCTCGCATCAACTGATATAGCAACAAAGAAGAACATGAATGAGCTTGTAAAAGTGGGTGAGGAGTTGTTGAAAAAACCAGTTTCAAGGGTGAATTTGGATACGGGTGAATATGAAGCCATTAAGAATGGTGGCACTAATGAGGAGGCACTCAGAAG GTTTGCCAAACTGCTTTCTGATGAAAGGAAACTACGGGAGTCAAATGCTCAGGATGGCCAAGATTCAAACTAG